One window from the genome of Pyxicephalus adspersus chromosome 6, UCB_Pads_2.0, whole genome shotgun sequence encodes:
- the BIRC7 gene encoding baculoviral IAP repeat-containing protein 7 isoform X1, which yields MLTQPPCLFQNSRCSPAMIRWSQNTAMDEEDAIREMLGSWGLPSLDPPGTPVKDGMRREMRRLVSFRDWPCPGIVSPQQLARAGFFYLGPGDRVQCFCCRGILRSWEPGDQPCTEHRKYFPACPFIQGRDVGNLPLAGATDSVDGQILAQLQRMPEGEEEDWQAVYPELLEERQRLGTFHNWPQYTGVTPEQLARAGFFYTGQRDNVRCFHCDGELRNWERGDDPWREHAKWFPRCEFLVQSMGPAYIRSVQDAIGNSPENLPESLRTSERSPSTQSDSPGRWQDFLQSSIVQEALQMGFDENLVASVVQSRYLLLGTPYSCLSELVTELVDDVVQAEENVPQIQEPTRIQESPAQRPASQAPKQPETTLSAEEQLRRLKEERMCKVCMDKDVSMVFVPCGHLVVCMDCAPNLRHCPICRATIRGSMRAFMS from the exons ATGCTGACTCAGCCCCCGTGTCTCTTCCAGAACAGCCGGTGTTCTCCCGCTATGATCCGGTGGAGTCAGAACACAGCCATGGACGAGGAGGATGCGATCCGGGAGATGTTGGGCTCCTGGGGGTTGCCCAGCCTGGACCCCCCGGGCACCCCGGTAAAGGACGGTATGCGGCGGGAGATGAGGCGGCTGGTGAGTTTCCGGGACTGGCCCTGCCCTGGCATCGTCTCCCCCCAGCAGCTGGCACGGGCCGGGTTCTTCTATCTGGGGCCCGGGGACCGGGTGCAATGCTTCTGCTGTCGGGGCATCCTACGGAGCTGGGAACCCGGGGACCAACCGTGCACCGAGCACCGCAAATACTTCCCCGCCTGCCCCTTCATTCAGGGCAGAGATGTGGGCAACCTACCCCTGGCCGGGGCTACAGACTCTGTGGACGGGCAGATCCTGGCACAGCTACAGAGAATGCCAGAGGGTGAGGAGGAAGACTGGCAGGCGGTGTACCCCGAGCTCCTGGAGGAGAGGCAAAGACTGGGCACCTTCCACAACTGGCCCCAATACACCGGGGTCACCCCAGAGCAACTGGCAAGGGCTGGCTTCTTCTATACTG GACAGAGGGATAATGTCCGCTGCTTCCACTGTGATGGCGAATTAAGGAATTGGGAAAGGGGAGATGACCCCTGGAGGGAGCATGCAAAGTGGTTCCCAAG GTGTGAATTTCTTGTGCAGTCCATGGGACCAGCATACATTCGTAGCGTGCAAGATGCCATAGGCAACAGTCCCGAGAATTTG CCCGAATCCCTGAGGACGTCTGAGAGAAGTCCCAGCACACAAAGCG ATTCTCCAGGACGCTGGCAGGACTTTCTCCAGTCGTCCATAGTTCAGGAAGCCTTACAGATGGGCTTTGATGAGAACCTGGTGGCCAGTGTGGTGCAGAGCCGATACCTGCTGCTTGGGACCCCTTACAGCTGCCTATCCGAGCTGGTCACTGAACTGGTGGATGATGTAGTGCAGGCAGAGGAGAATGTGCCACAGATCCAAG AGCCTACTCGAATTCAGGAAAGTCCTGCACAAAGGCCTGCTTCCCAGGCCCCCAAACAACCAG AAACTACACTCAGTGCAGAGGAGCAGCTGCGACGTCTGAAGGAGGAAAGGATGTGTAAAGTCTGTATGGACAAAGACGTGTCAATGGTGTTCGTTCCTTGTGGACATCTGGTGGTGTGTATGGACTGTGCCCCCAATCTCAGACATTGCCCCATCTGCAGGGCAACCATCAGAGGCAGCATGAGGGCCTTCATGTCTTGA
- the BIRC7 gene encoding baculoviral IAP repeat-containing protein 7 isoform X2 yields MLTQPPCLFQNSRCSPAMIRWSQNTAMDEEDAIREMLGSWGLPSLDPPGTPVKDGMRREMRRLVSFRDWPCPGIVSPQQLARAGFFYLGPGDRVQCFCCRGILRSWEPGDQPCTEHRKYFPACPFIQGRDVGNLPLAGATDSVDGQILAQLQRMPEGEEEDWQAVYPELLEERQRLGTFHNWPQYTGVTPEQLARAGFFYTGQRDNVRCFHCDGELRNWERGDDPWREHAKWFPRCEFLVQSMGPAYIRSVQDAIGNSPENLPESLRTSERSPSTQSEPTRIQESPAQRPASQAPKQPETTLSAEEQLRRLKEERMCKVCMDKDVSMVFVPCGHLVVCMDCAPNLRHCPICRATIRGSMRAFMS; encoded by the exons ATGCTGACTCAGCCCCCGTGTCTCTTCCAGAACAGCCGGTGTTCTCCCGCTATGATCCGGTGGAGTCAGAACACAGCCATGGACGAGGAGGATGCGATCCGGGAGATGTTGGGCTCCTGGGGGTTGCCCAGCCTGGACCCCCCGGGCACCCCGGTAAAGGACGGTATGCGGCGGGAGATGAGGCGGCTGGTGAGTTTCCGGGACTGGCCCTGCCCTGGCATCGTCTCCCCCCAGCAGCTGGCACGGGCCGGGTTCTTCTATCTGGGGCCCGGGGACCGGGTGCAATGCTTCTGCTGTCGGGGCATCCTACGGAGCTGGGAACCCGGGGACCAACCGTGCACCGAGCACCGCAAATACTTCCCCGCCTGCCCCTTCATTCAGGGCAGAGATGTGGGCAACCTACCCCTGGCCGGGGCTACAGACTCTGTGGACGGGCAGATCCTGGCACAGCTACAGAGAATGCCAGAGGGTGAGGAGGAAGACTGGCAGGCGGTGTACCCCGAGCTCCTGGAGGAGAGGCAAAGACTGGGCACCTTCCACAACTGGCCCCAATACACCGGGGTCACCCCAGAGCAACTGGCAAGGGCTGGCTTCTTCTATACTG GACAGAGGGATAATGTCCGCTGCTTCCACTGTGATGGCGAATTAAGGAATTGGGAAAGGGGAGATGACCCCTGGAGGGAGCATGCAAAGTGGTTCCCAAG GTGTGAATTTCTTGTGCAGTCCATGGGACCAGCATACATTCGTAGCGTGCAAGATGCCATAGGCAACAGTCCCGAGAATTTG CCCGAATCCCTGAGGACGTCTGAGAGAAGTCCCAGCACACAAAGCG AGCCTACTCGAATTCAGGAAAGTCCTGCACAAAGGCCTGCTTCCCAGGCCCCCAAACAACCAG AAACTACACTCAGTGCAGAGGAGCAGCTGCGACGTCTGAAGGAGGAAAGGATGTGTAAAGTCTGTATGGACAAAGACGTGTCAATGGTGTTCGTTCCTTGTGGACATCTGGTGGTGTGTATGGACTGTGCCCCCAATCTCAGACATTGCCCCATCTGCAGGGCAACCATCAGAGGCAGCATGAGGGCCTTCATGTCTTGA